Genomic window (Cryptococcus neoformans var. grubii H99 chromosome 9, complete sequence):
CTATTGATCATCTCCTTTGTCGAAGACTTCGTTGGCAACAAAACAGCATGCGCTTAAGAAATAGTCTTTCCTCTTGTCTGCAGACAGCCCtgccctcttctcttcacaCAAACATGGTGCGAAGAGACTCGAAGGAATCAACTCgaaatgagaagaaggactGGGGTGAAATGACGCCGGAAGCCATCCAAGCTCTCTGCGTGCGTTTATCTCACAGATTCTTTCAAAACAGTACCTTACTATTCACGGAAAATGCTGATTTCATTACCAGCTCGCCAATGCACCACGCAGCTTGCTATATCGCCACCCAATACTGCGGCGATTCTATCTTGTAATATTCGTACTCACCACCTTGCTCTTTCTCCTACCGTTTTGGTCTTTGCTTTATCTCCCGCGCTCCAATCGTCCCCGGCGGTCATGGACTTTACAACGTTGTTTACGTGTGCGCTGGAGCCGAAGACTATGCGGCGTTGTGGCTAGATGCGAAATAGATTATCTTGGTAGAGATTTGAATCTGGATTTGGTACGTATTTTTGGAATTTTTTAACGTCAAAAACCAGAGCTAACACCAGCTCATCCGAAGGTTCCGATGCGTTTAACGCACTCACACCCAGTGACAATCCCACCAGCCCCCTTATATCTCCTTCAAGGGCACCCAAAGGAAATGTTAGAGCTGTTGCACCAATCACGAGGGTCTTGGGACCCTCATTTCATCTATAGAGCCAACAGGGCAGCCACAGACGTGTGGGGCGCTTGGAATAGTCGAGACGAGAAGGAGCTGTCGAAAGAATACGGGTTTgaagctgtcaaggctTTTTGGTTCACCGGGGAAAAAGGCGCACCAGATGAGAGTGAGCTCTATCAAAACACAAGGCAGAGAAGCGTGATACACTGACATACTACCCAACAGAACCTAAACCTCGCCAAGACGGCGATCCAATCATGCTCCATTTCCATGGCGGTGGATATCTTTGCGGCACGGCAGCCGAAACAGACTTGACTTCCTCCATCTGCAAAGCTCTTGTCAATTACTCGCCCATCCATCATATCCTGTCAGTCGACTATCGGCTAGCACCAGTCGGACCTTGGCCATTACCTTTACTCGATGCGATCTCCGCTTATCATTACCTTGTAAAGATAGAGGGAATAGCAGAGCaggatatcatcatcggtgGCGATTCAGCTGGCGGGCACCTTGCTATGGCGTTGACTCGGTGGTTGAGGGATGAAGGCAATCATGTCGGCCTCAGTATGCCTAGGGGCGTCGTTCTCATGAGTCCATGGGCCGATTTGGGATTCACCAACGCGTGGGGTGCGGAAGAATACAAGTACAACGCAGACTCGGACACTGTAGGTTTGCTTTTCCTGAATAGGTGATATCGTTTTGGCTAAACGATGTGACCCATAGATTGACGACACCTTTGGGCCATTTGCTTGCTCACTGCTTCTTCGTGCTCTCCCCTTATCCATTTTATATTCCTCGCCATATCTTTCACCAGCGTCTTCCACCGTATCGGCCACAAGCATCTTCAACAATTTTCCACCAACCTACATTGTTTATGGCGGAGCAGAGCGGCTTGCGAAATCGACGGAAACGTTATACTCACGAATACAGCTGGCTCGTCGAGCGGCGGACAAGGTCCACGTCCCAGACAGACTATTCGCGAGCCCAGATGCGGTACATGACTTTATGATCTTTCCATGGATGGCGAGAGAAGCCTCACAGGTGTACGAAGACTTGGATAAATGGCTGCGAGGACTCTTAACTACTGATATATGTAGTCCGGAAGCGGCTTCAAAAGATTCTTTGAAGCAATCGAAGGAAATCACAGATCAACGTCGACTAACTAGGCAGAGAACATTGGAAAGCTTTAGATCTCACAAATCCCCACGAATGTGCGCTGCGCCTGATTCTGGAATGCTCGAGTTGGTCCAGGACatgcaagaagagggaatGAGGTGAGGCCACTGAAGAGCAAAAATCAAGAATTTCAGCTGACTTCAGCATGATATAGCATGATTGAGATACCGAAACTCGACCTGGGCTCGACCGCTTTCGCTGAAATATAGATTGTCCTAAATTATTTTCTGCGCGATGCGTCCTCAAGTTTTATTCTGGACGTCCTAATTATCATATCTCCCACATCATTTATACATGTACCTGGAACTAGATGTATGTATCTTCATTGTAATCGGTACAACATAACAACAATTTAACCTAGTACCCATCAATCACACTAATGCGAATGCTTCGATCGTAACCAATGCTAATAacttcccatcctccagcTTCCCCGGGGATGATGCAGCAATCTCTGACGACTTCACTTATTGCTTGCCCAGAGTTTGAAGTACCATGAACCTTGACGCTAGATCTAATCTCCCCGTTCAAGGCGATTAGGCTAAGGAAACCGTTGGGTGTTGTTGTCCTACATCTATGTCAGCGCGCAAAGAAATCGCACCCTGCTTCGTGACGTACACTATACCAGAGCCGTCTGGTACCCATGCCATTCTAGGCAAAACATAGTCATCTCCATCGGACCCAGTCCACAAACATCCCAGCCTTTCCGTTTCCTCTGGTTCAACGCCATACAACAGGATTCTTTCCCCAGCGCCTCCCCTGTGATCCCCTGTCTGGCAAGCGACCATACGACCagagggatggagagcCATGTTGAGCACAGAAAAGCTCACGTGGGTGTCCATTGGGTGAGGATTAAAACTTTTGGTTTTGATCTGCCACTCTACGTCGGGCGGACATGATTCTGAAGGTAAACGGACATAATAAAGCTGATGAGAAGATCTTGTTGTATACATCAACCAGGTTGAATcgggatggaagagaattgCTTCGGGATTGGCGTCAACTTGTATCCGATGGACTTCCGTGTACTGCAAATCAGGTTCACATGCTAACGACCGATGATCGCTGTCATCTAAAGGAAGGTCATCCTCGTTGGGAGGTGGGGGAAGCGCTGATGATGTCGCAGCATAAATGACAATATGATGATCATAAGACGCGGTCGCCATAAAGTGCCCATCAGAGGAAAACAGGACGCGCACAACAAATTTGTTTGAAGAAAACGTTTGGAGGGTTTTATAAGTCAAAAGGTCCGTGAGTACGGTTCTATATTGCAACTTTCAGCTTAAAGTTAGCCTGGGCGTCCTTGAACACTCACGTGCCATCCATAGAACCTGTCAGAAGATATCGCGGGTTTTGGGGGTGGAAAGCGAAAGTCAAGATGGCAGCGCGGTGTGGTTGCAGAGCCTTATTCACCTACATAAGTTTGTGGATGAGCCAATCATATAATACAGAACAGTAAGAAAGCCACACGTACTTCTCCAGAGCTGTAGTCTATTATCTTTAACGTCTTATCCACCGAAGTAGTAACAATGTCCAATGGGCAGGACGTTCTGTAACTGTTTGATACTCAGTTTTTAAATTTCGGTTACATGTGCTGTCCGGAAAGACTTACACAGCGGAGGTTGTATCGAATTCTCTCCTTGGAACATGGAACGCCCCCACTGTCAACAAATTGGCTGCAGATACACCGTAGAATCCTCTATCCGTGCTTCTCAGGCCCACTCCTTCCCTAAATCCAGCTTTCATCATGTCCTTCaatttccatcctttccaagTTCCATCGCTCGCGGGCACATCTGTATTGTTCTCATCGATCGTAGTCATTGCCAAGCTGGTGGCTAACTGCTGAGATGACCAGTCTTCTACGACAGTGCGAAGATCTGGGTTCGGGGGATGAGAAAGGTCGGGGGCGGCAATCTGTGCAGCTTGGAGAAATGGGTCCAGCGCCGCCGGATAATGGATGGCGATATAGTGGGCAATTAAGTTCGGGATCCGGTCTGTGGTTGAAGACATGGTAGGCACAAGTGCCGAGGCCGGACGATGTCGTTCGTAGAGAGGCTTCTTAACAACCTAACTACGCTGCTTACTGATGTTTCTAACTAGAGGGTTGCCGACCAATCGATAACAGTGGAGCTCGTGAGAACGTAAGGCTAATGAATGTTTAGAATCAAATAAAGTTAACGATTGAGTGAAGAATGAACCAAGAAGATCAAAACTagaacaaaaaagaaatagTTCTTGCATCTACTATTTCTCGCAATCTCATCGATATGAATGAAACGGCGGAATGCCGCTTTATTACGGCGGACGCGACGCGACACATTCTCCTGCTATCATCGGTGGGCTCCGACATCATGACTTTAGaaatgatgaaggagcATCGCCTGAGTATATACAGAGGGTCTTGGATGTCGTACAATACTATCATTTTGTTACTGAGTCCCATGAGGGCCAAGCAGAATGCCAGAAGACTTCCATAACGAAGTCCAAATAGTGTCATAAGATCATTTTTGAGTGGCATGTGTCACACCACTACATTGTCTGTGACTTTGTCACTTGTGCTATTACTATCCCTGTTGCAAATGCTCTACATTACGCTACTTCCCCAGGTCTTTCTGGCTTTCAATGTAAGCTGCGATGAGGTGTCTATCCGTGGAGATATCGATGTTCTCAGGTTTCGAATATATACCATATAATATTGGTATGGCTGGCGTCATGTGAATGCAAGAGTATTAAAGATCTagccccttcttctcctcaaagGGGCTCTGCAAACCACCTTGCAACAAAGCATGTTGACGTTGAATTGAAATCACACCAGACTCGACCTGATATCCATTTCCTGGTCTTCGTTTTGCTTTTTTGAAAGCGGGCTGGTTATGGTCACGCTCACCATTAGTTCTTCTCGGCTTTGATACTGAAATAGAGGGTTGAAGGCTAAGCGGCATTATAGAAGATTGGGCCGTGGAGGGCTGAGGTGTCGAAAGGAACATCTTTTTCGAGGAATATGGAGCAGCGTTCGCCACAGAATAGGACGAGTTTGATCTGATTAGCCTGGCTGGAG
Coding sequences:
- a CDS encoding endoplasmic reticulum protein, with amino-acid sequence MRLRNSLSSCLQTALPSSLHTNMVRRDSKESTRNEKKDWGEMTPEAIQALCLANAPRSLLYRHPILRRFYLVIFVLTTLLFLLPFWSLLYLPRSNRPRRSWTLQRCLRVRWSRRLCGVVARCEIDYLGRDLNLDLVPMRLTHSHPVTIPPAPLYLLQGHPKEMLELLHQSRGSWDPHFIYRANRAATDVWGAWNSRDEKELSKEYGFEAVKAFWFTGEKGAPDEKPKPRQDGDPIMLHFHGGGYLCGTAAETDLTSSICKALVNYSPIHHILSVDYRLAPVGPWPLPLLDAISAYHYLVKIEGIAEQDIIIGGDSAGGHLAMALTRWLRDEGNHVGLSMPRGVVLMSPWADLGFTNAWGAEEYKYNADSDTIDDTFGPFACSLLLRALPLSILYSSPYLSPASSTVSATSIFNNFPPTYIVYGGAERLAKSTETLYSRIQLARRAADKVHVPDRLFASPDAVHDFMIFPWMAREASQVYEDLDKWLRGLLTTDICSPEAASKDSLKQSKEITDQRRLTRQRTLESFRSHKSPRMCAAPDSGMLELVQDMQEEGMSMIEIPKLDLGSTAFAEI